ACGTCGAGGACAGCCGCACGGTGGCGCTGGCAACCCGGCGCATGCTCGAGGCCCAGCAGATGCGCGTCACCCATGTGCTCAGCGCCGAGGATGCGCTGGCGTATCTGGAGGCCTATCGCGACGGCCCGGCCGCACCCGGCGCGGACCTCGTGCTCACCGACGTCTATCTCAAGGGCGAGCTCAGCGGCCACGACCTGTTGCGCGCGGTGCGGCGTGATTTCGGCTATGGCAAGCGCCAGCTGCCGGTGCTGGTGATGACCGGCGACGGCAACCACGACAACCAGGTCGCGCTGCTGCGTGCCGGTGCCAACGACCTGGTGGTCAAGCCGGCCGAAGAACGGGTGCTGGCGACCAAGGCCCTGTTCCAGCTGCGCCTGTCGGCAATTCGGGACTGAGGGCGCGCTACCCTGTCGCGCCCCCCGGCCGTCCAACCGAACATGTCCGACATCAGACTCGAACCGTCGTGGAAAGCACATGTCGGGGAGTGGCTGCGCCGCGACGACATGCAGGCCCTGTCGGCGTTCCTGCGCGCGCGCAGGAACGCCGGCGCCCGGATCTTTCCACCGGGTCCGGAGATCTTCGCCGCCTTCGATGCCACGCCGTTCGACGCGGTGAAGGTCGTGATCCTCGGCCAGGATCCCTACCACGGGGCGGGCCAGGCCCATGGCCTGTGTTTCTCGGTGCGGCCGGACGTGCGGGTGCCGCCGTCGCTGGTCAACATCTACAAGGAGATCGAACGCGATCTGGGCCTGGCGCGGCCCGATCACGGCTGGCTGATGCCCTGGGCGCAGCGCGGCGTGCTGTTGCTCAACGCTGTGCTGACCGTGGAGGAGGGCAGGCCCGGCGTGCATCAGGGCAAGGGCTGGGAAGGCTTTACCGACCACGTCGTCGACGTGCTCAACCGCGAGCGCGAGGATCTGGTGTTCCTCTTGTGGGGCAGCTACGCGCAGGCCAAGGGCAAAGTCATCGACACCCATCGCCATTGCGTGCTGCGCACCACGCACCCATCGCCGTTGTCGGCGCACCGTGGTTTTCTGGGCAGCGGGCACTTCTCCAGGACCAACAACTTCCTGCGCAAGCGCGGCATCGCGCCGATCGACTGGTCGCTGCCGCGCCGCGCGGAGCTCGTCGCGTGATCCGCGCGGTCGAAGCCACGCGATACGTCACACCGCTGCGCGAGGGCGGCTCGCTGCCGGCGGTCGTCGAAGCCGACGACGACGGCATGTACGTGATGAAATTCCGCGGCGCCGGGCAGGGGCCGAAGGCACTGGTGGCCGAGCTGATCGGCGGCGAGTTCGCCCGTCTGCTGGGTCTGCCGATGCCGGAGATCGTCTTCATCGATCTGGATCCGGACATGGCCGCCACCGAGCCCGACCCGGAAATCCAGCATCTGATCCGCGCGAGCGCAGGCTGCAACCTGGCCCTGGATTACCTGCCCGGTTCGATCAATTTCGATCCCGGGGTGGACCGGCCCGATGCCGCGCTGGCGTCGCGGATCGTCTGGTTCGATGCCTTCATCTGCAACGTGGACCGCACTGCGCGCAACACCAATCTGCTGGTCTGGCATCGACGCCTGACGCTGATCGACCACGGCGCGGCGTTGTATTTCCACCACGACTGGGACAGTGCGGCGCGCATCGCGACCGGGCCCTTCGCGCGGATCGCCGACCACGTGCTGCTGCCGTTCGCAAGCGCGCTCGACGCCGCCGATGCGGCGCTGTCCGCGCGCATCAGCGAGGCCGACATCCGCCGCATCGTCGCGCTGGTGCCCGACGAGTGGCTCGCGGGAGAGCCGCGCTTCGCCGATGCCGACGCGCACCGCGCGGCCTACGTGGAGTTCTTCTGCACGCGCCTGGCGCACCGGTCCGTCTTCGTCGGGGAGGCGCAGCGTGCGCATGCAGCGGGTCTATGACTACGCGGTGATCCGGGTCGTGCCACGGGTCGAACGCGAGGAATTCATCAACGCGGGCGTGATCGTGTCCTGCCAGGGGGCACGCACGCTCGCGGCCGCGGTGGCGCTGGATCCGTCGCGCCTGCACGCGTTGGATCCACATGCCGACATCGCCACGCTGCAGCGGCATCTCGACGCGATCGTGCGCATCTGCCGCGGCGATCCCGATGGTGGGCCGATCGCCGCGCTGCCGGCACGCGCGCGCTTCCATTGGCTCACCGCGCGGCGCAGCTCGATGATCCAGGTCTCGCCGGTGCACACCGGCCGCACCGACGATCCCGACGGGCTGTGCGCGCGCCTGATGGCGCGCATGGTGCTGCCGCCCGGGCCGGTGGGCGGCGCATAAAAAAACCCGGCAGCGTGGGGGCTGCCGGGTCGGCTACGGGCGAGGGAGGGATCGCCCGGAGTTCATTGCGCGGAGCCGGAACTCCGCAGCGCGCTCAGCGCCGGGTGGTCTTCGCGGTGCTCTTGGCGACCTTCTCGGCTTGGGCGCGGACATCGGCCGTCGAGGCCTCGACCTGGGACTTCGCGAGCTGGGCGATGGTTTCGTGCGTCTTCACCGTGTGGCCCACCACTTCCTGCGAGGCATTGACGAACCGCTCGG
The genomic region above belongs to Luteimonas chenhongjianii and contains:
- the ung gene encoding uracil-DNA glycosylase, giving the protein MSDIRLEPSWKAHVGEWLRRDDMQALSAFLRARRNAGARIFPPGPEIFAAFDATPFDAVKVVILGQDPYHGAGQAHGLCFSVRPDVRVPPSLVNIYKEIERDLGLARPDHGWLMPWAQRGVLLLNAVLTVEEGRPGVHQGKGWEGFTDHVVDVLNREREDLVFLLWGSYAQAKGKVIDTHRHCVLRTTHPSPLSAHRGFLGSGHFSRTNNFLRKRGIAPIDWSLPRRAELVA
- a CDS encoding HipA family kinase — its product is MRAVEATRYVTPLREGGSLPAVVEADDDGMYVMKFRGAGQGPKALVAELIGGEFARLLGLPMPEIVFIDLDPDMAATEPDPEIQHLIRASAGCNLALDYLPGSINFDPGVDRPDAALASRIVWFDAFICNVDRTARNTNLLVWHRRLTLIDHGAALYFHHDWDSAARIATGPFARIADHVLLPFASALDAADAALSARISEADIRRIVALVPDEWLAGEPRFADADAHRAAYVEFFCTRLAHRSVFVGEAQRAHAAGL
- a CDS encoding DUF3037 domain-containing protein; this translates as MQRVYDYAVIRVVPRVEREEFINAGVIVSCQGARTLAAAVALDPSRLHALDPHADIATLQRHLDAIVRICRGDPDGGPIAALPARARFHWLTARRSSMIQVSPVHTGRTDDPDGLCARLMARMVLPPGPVGGA